A window from Hoeflea sp. IMCC20628 encodes these proteins:
- a CDS encoding 2-dehydro-3-deoxy-phosphogluconate aldolase, with product MADKTQALISILKLQPVVPVLVIKDLAHAVPLARALVAGGLKAIEITLRTPVALRAIRAVADEVEGAVPGAGTVLNAAQYHQAVEAGSQFIVSPGTTQELLDVARKSHVPLLPGAATASEVMALREEGYGVLKFFPAEQAGGAAYLKSLSSPLAGTLFCPTGGITPNNARDYLSLPNVVCVGGSWVAPAALVEDGDWEGITRLAREACQLSVQG from the coding sequence ATGGCTGACAAGACCCAAGCCCTCATTTCCATTTTGAAATTGCAGCCTGTGGTGCCAGTGCTTGTCATCAAGGATCTCGCCCATGCGGTGCCACTGGCGCGTGCACTGGTGGCGGGTGGTCTCAAAGCGATCGAGATAACGCTGAGAACGCCGGTGGCGCTGCGCGCCATTCGAGCCGTTGCCGATGAGGTCGAAGGCGCGGTGCCGGGCGCCGGTACAGTGCTCAATGCGGCCCAGTATCATCAGGCAGTTGAAGCCGGGTCGCAGTTCATTGTTTCGCCGGGAACGACGCAGGAACTGCTTGATGTGGCCCGCAAGTCGCATGTGCCATTGCTGCCAGGTGCTGCAACGGCCAGCGAAGTGATGGCGCTGCGGGAAGAAGGCTATGGGGTTCTCAAGTTCTTCCCCGCTGAACAGGCGGGCGGTGCGGCCTATCTCAAATCGCTGTCGTCGCCGCTGGCCGGCACCCTGTTCTGCCCCACCGGCGGGATCACCCCGAACAATGCCCGCGATTACCTGTCCCTGCCCAATGTCGTGTGCGTTGGCGGATCCTGGGTTGCCCCGGCTGCACTGGTCGAAGACGGCGATTGGGAAGGCATCACGCGGCTGGCTAGGGAAGCCTGCCAGCTGTCAGTCCAGGGATAA